The Candidatus Alcyoniella australis genome segment GATTACGGCGTGCCCGGCCAGCGGCTGTTCGAGGCGCACGTGGGCGCGGACATCGAGCGCTTCCACCCGGGGATCGACGGCTCGCGCATCAGACAGATTCACGACATCAGCGGCCCGATCGTGCTCTACCTGGGGCAGCTCCACGGCGCGCAGTACGCCGAGCTGTTCCTGCAGGCGGCCAAGATCGTGATGCAGCACAACTCGGAGTGCACGTTCCTGGTGGTCGGCGGCGGCGATCGTTTCGGCGAGCTGTACCAACTGGCCGAGGCGCTGGGCATCAACCACCGCTTCGTGTTCACCGGGCCGGTGGATCACGATCAGGTGCCGCTGTACATCGCCGAGGCCGACGTGGCAGTGGCCGCGTTCGCCGACACCGCCCAGACCCGCTGCAAGAGCCCGCTGAAGATCGTCGAGTACTTGGCGATGGGCAAGGCGATCGTCGCCTCGCGCATGGGCGAGGTGATCAACATGGTCGGCGACAGCGGTGTGCTGGTCCAGCCCGGCGACGCCGACGAGATGGCCGACGGCATTCTGCGGCTGTTGGCCGACCCGGACCTGCGGCGGCGATTGGGCCAGGGTGCGCGGCAACGCGCCGAACAGAAGTACAACTGGGGCGTGACCGCCGAGAACCTGCTCAGCGCCTACCAGCTGGCCCTGGAGGAGCGGCGCTGGCTGTACTGGAAGCAAAAAAAAAACAAGGAACATAACAAAGCGCTGACGCCTCAGCCAAAGCCGCGGCCCGCTTCTATAAAAAAATCGCCGCCCCCCAATGCCGCTCCCGCCGTCGAGCAGGCTAGCGCGGCATTCGATCTTGACGACGAGGACCGTCCCGAGACCCAGACCGCCGGGCCGGGGATCAACCCGCACCTGGTGATGGAGCGCGGCGATGTGGGCGAGGCGCCCGAACAACGGTCGGGCACAGACGGCCCGGCCATCGCCCTGCCGCTGGACAAAGCCCGCGGACCGTTGGGCCGGCTGATTCATCACAACCTCGATATCGTCGGCGTGCTCGACGGCGAGTACGCCTACGTCGGACCGCACACATTGCAGCTGGATCCGACCAACCGCTGCAACAACGACTGCCTGGCCTGCTGGTGCCGCAGCCCGCTGCTGCTGGACAAGGCGCTGCCCGCGGAGCAGCGCTCCCAAACCCTGCCGATCGAGATGATCGAGCAACTGCTCGACGACATCGCGGCGATGGGCAGCAAGGAGGTCTACGTTGCAGGCGGCGGCGAGCCGTACATGCATCCGCAGATCCAGCGCATCATCCAGGGCATCAAGAGCCACAACCTGGTGTGCAACATCAACACCAACTTCACGCTGATCGACGAGCAGCGCCTGCAACAGCTGATCGAGGCGCCGGTCGATTACATGAACATCAGCGTCTGGGCCGGCAGCCCCGAGACCTACTCGCTGCTGCACCCGAACAAGACCGAGGAGACTTTCCACCAGATCCGCAAGACGCTCACGCGGCTGAACAAAGAGAAACGCGAGGTCCCACGGATCAAGGTCTACCACGTGATCAGCAATTTGAACTTCCACGAGATCGACAAGATGATCGACTTCGCCCGCGACACGGGCAGCGAGTCGGTGGAGTTCACAGTGGTCGACACGATTCCCGCACGCACCGACGGCCTGCTGCTCAACGAGCAACAGCGCGCGCAGCTCTACCAGGATGCGCTGGATGCGCGGGAGCGGCTGGCGGCCTCGGGCGATCCGCTGATCCTCTTTCGCTTTGATCAGTTTCTGCGGCGGATCTCAGCCGACCACACCACTGTGGGCGAGCACGACCGCACGATCATCGACACCATGCCCTGTACCGTGGGTTGGCAGTTTGCGCGGGTGCTGGCCGACGGCAACGTCAACTCCTGCCTCAAGAGCCACCGGATTCCGATCGGCAATTTGCACCAGACCGGGTTCCGCGAGCTGTGGAATGGCTCACGTCAGCGCGAGTTCCGGCTCAAGGCCAACGTCAAAGAGAAGCGCGATCCGTATTTCCGCTACATCGGCAACGACCCGGACGCGCAGATCGGCTGCTACAAGTCGTGCGACGACCTGGGACGCATCGAGCACATGAAGATGCGCATCGACAGTCTCTCACCGCACAAGCGCGCGATCCTCAAGGCCGTGGCGCGGCGCTACCGCCGACGCAACAGGATGATCGGCGGATGAGCGGGCGGCTGGTCTACTCCGATACGCGCGACGGCCGAATGTGGCGGGTCAAGCTGCCATTGGTGGAGCACCGCGTGCTCGATGACCCGACGGCGCAGGTGGCAAAGCTGCTGGCCGATGACAAAATCGTCGGCTGGTTCTACGGCGCCTCCGAGTTCGGCCCGCGGGCCCTGGGCCAGCGCAGCATCCTGGCCGACCCGCGTTCGACCACGGTGGTCGCGCGGCTCAACGAACAGATCAAGCATCGCCAGTGGTTCCGGCCTTACGCTCCGGCAGTGCTCGCCGATCAGGTCTCGCGCTATTTCGAGCTCGACGCGCCCAGCCCGCACATGTTGCTGGTGGCGCCGGTGCGCGAGCAGTGGCGCGAGCGACTGCCGGCGATTACCCACGTCGACGGCACAGCCCGAATCCAGACCGTGACCCGCGAGGACAACGCGCCGCTGTTCGCTTTGCTGACGCAGTTTGAAAAGCTCAGCGGCGTGGGCGTGCTGCTCAACACCAGCTTCAACGATCACGGCGAGCCGATCGTCGAGTCACCGGCCGACGCACTGGCCGAGTTCCTTGCCGTGGAGCTCGACGCGCTGGTGATCCAGGACGTGCTGGTCACCAAGCATCGGGCGGAGCAGCGTTGAGCGCGCTGAAGATCGTGGGCAGTGTGGTCTCGGATCACGATTCGAGCGTCTGCCTGCTGGTCGATGGCCGCGTGGTCTGCTGCGTCAACGAGGAGCGGCTGGCCCGCGTGCGCCGCGGCGACAAGCGCAACTCGATCCGCCGCGCGCTGCACGCTTGCCTGGACCAAGCTGGCTTGACCTTGGACCAGGTGGACTGGATCTTCTGCGATACGGCGACCTACTATCCGCCGGACCACGACCCGGTGGACGTGTTCCCCGACTTTGAGCGCAAGGATCGCGTGGTGCAGCTCGCTCATCATCTGGGGCATATCTCGAGCGCATTTTTTCCAAGCGGCTTTAGCGACGCGGCCGTGCTCTCGGTGGACGCCTCGGGCGGGATCCCGCCGCTGGTCCCCGACCGTTGCCACTGGGGATTACTGCCGCACGAGGTCGAGTTCCGCGACCGCGGTTTTACGGTAAGCCATTGCAATCCGACCCTCGCGCAACTGCTCGAGCAGGACCGCGGCGGCGAAGCGCGCAACTATCCTTCGGAATCGCTCAGCGCCTGCACGGCGCGACGCGGCGAGAAGATAGTCGAGCTGTTCGAGCACGGCCCGAACGCGAGCATGGGTTACTTCTACGCCCTGGTCGCGCACTTCCTCGGGATGGAGGAGGGCAGTTTCATGGGACTTAGCTCCCACGGATCGGACAGCCCGTTCTACGAGACCATGCAGCGCATCATCCGCCTTGAGCCCGAGGGCGTTGTGCGCATTGATGAAGATTGGATGTGCTGGTGGCAAGGCGACCGGGTGCTGGACGACCCGGTGAACCTCAAGCGTTTGGGCCGCCGTTTCTTTGAGGCGTTCGGCGATCCCAAGGCGCCCAGCGACGCGATCGAGCAGCGCCACAAGGACCTGGCCTGGGCCACGCAACGTCGGCTCGAGGACGTGCTGGTGCACGTGGCCGCCGACCTGCAGCGCCGCAGCGGACTGGAGAACATCTGCGTGGCCGGCGGCGTGGGCCTGAACTCGGTGGCCAACCAGATCATCGTCGACCGCACGCCGTTTAAACGGATCTTCATCCAACCCGGCGCGGCGGACGACGGCATTGCCCTGGGAAACGCGCTGTTCGGCCATTACGTGCTGTGCGGCTTACCGCGAACCGGCAGCTTCAGCATGGGATCGGCCGCACTGGGTCCGCGCTATGAGCAGCGGCAAGTGCTCGATCTGCTCGCGAACTACGATCAACGGCGCTGGCCCGTGCGCTACTATCCCTCGATCCCGTTCTGCCGTGAGGTGATTTGCCATTACAGCCTCGATGGCAATCCCGAACAGTCGCTGACCCTCGATCCGCCCCAGGGCGCGGGCCCCTTCAGCGGTGCGCTCGAACTTCACGCGGCGCG includes the following:
- a CDS encoding glycosyltransferase, giving the protein MKILMLHPHDIYSNHEPWTVRITYIASEFVKRGHEVRLIYHLIDPKTPLEDATKRQEYPFVTIPAYRYQFALLAKMRSTVEFARWADVIHFQKCFAHVSAPAIWAGRKLGKPLHYDWDDWEYGIYNYNPPNRMVGYNIDVFEKLVPRMVDTVSYASDGLHQMALDYGVPGQRLFEAHVGADIERFHPGIDGSRIRQIHDISGPIVLYLGQLHGAQYAELFLQAAKIVMQHNSECTFLVVGGGDRFGELYQLAEALGINHRFVFTGPVDHDQVPLYIAEADVAVAAFADTAQTRCKSPLKIVEYLAMGKAIVASRMGEVINMVGDSGVLVQPGDADEMADGILRLLADPDLRRRLGQGARQRAEQKYNWGVTAENLLSAYQLALEERRWLYWKQKKNKEHNKALTPQPKPRPASIKKSPPPNAAPAVEQASAAFDLDDEDRPETQTAGPGINPHLVMERGDVGEAPEQRSGTDGPAIALPLDKARGPLGRLIHHNLDIVGVLDGEYAYVGPHTLQLDPTNRCNNDCLACWCRSPLLLDKALPAEQRSQTLPIEMIEQLLDDIAAMGSKEVYVAGGGEPYMHPQIQRIIQGIKSHNLVCNINTNFTLIDEQRLQQLIEAPVDYMNISVWAGSPETYSLLHPNKTEETFHQIRKTLTRLNKEKREVPRIKVYHVISNLNFHEIDKMIDFARDTGSESVEFTVVDTIPARTDGLLLNEQQRAQLYQDALDARERLAASGDPLILFRFDQFLRRISADHTTVGEHDRTIIDTMPCTVGWQFARVLADGNVNSCLKSHRIPIGNLHQTGFRELWNGSRQREFRLKANVKEKRDPYFRYIGNDPDAQIGCYKSCDDLGRIEHMKMRIDSLSPHKRAILKAVARRYRRRNRMIGG
- a CDS encoding carbamoyltransferase C-terminal domain-containing protein, with product MSGRLVYSDTRDGRMWRVKLPLVEHRVLDDPTAQVAKLLADDKIVGWFYGASEFGPRALGQRSILADPRSTTVVARLNEQIKHRQWFRPYAPAVLADQVSRYFELDAPSPHMLLVAPVREQWRERLPAITHVDGTARIQTVTREDNAPLFALLTQFEKLSGVGVLLNTSFNDHGEPIVESPADALAEFLAVELDALVIQDVLVTKHRAEQR
- a CDS encoding carbamoyltransferase N-terminal domain-containing protein yields the protein MSALKIVGSVVSDHDSSVCLLVDGRVVCCVNEERLARVRRGDKRNSIRRALHACLDQAGLTLDQVDWIFCDTATYYPPDHDPVDVFPDFERKDRVVQLAHHLGHISSAFFPSGFSDAAVLSVDASGGIPPLVPDRCHWGLLPHEVEFRDRGFTVSHCNPTLAQLLEQDRGGEARNYPSESLSACTARRGEKIVELFEHGPNASMGYFYALVAHFLGMEEGSFMGLSSHGSDSPFYETMQRIIRLEPEGVVRIDEDWMCWWQGDRVLDDPVNLKRLGRRFFEAFGDPKAPSDAIEQRHKDLAWATQRRLEDVLVHVAADLQRRSGLENICVAGGVGLNSVANQIIVDRTPFKRIFIQPGAADDGIALGNALFGHYVLCGLPRTGSFSMGSAALGPRYEQRQVLDLLANYDQRRWPVRYYPSIPFCREVICHYSLDGNPEQSLTLDPPQGAGPFSGALELHAARAVEYRFEVIGDPLLYLIKTEPATDEAASEDQPQQSELHGGKADQYHKFLRDNLDLAGVFNGEQAYVGPSIVTIDPTNRCNNNCIGCWTRSPLLGDEMQSAQWMNLELPGKLIRELIDQLHELRTKQVRFTGGGEPFMHPELLELMAHVKDRGMGCAVTTNFSVMKPEWVSRMAALELDEVTVSLWAGTPEVYGRSHPSKTARTFERIEAHLRQLCAEKTERTKVLLANVLFSMNFMETREMLDFALRVGADGIYFTLVDSVSHKTDGLLLTPPHVEVLTEHLEQVRQRVAQLPPERSFVLDNYEGLMRRLGQGDVQNGRYDLRTVDQVPCAVGWIFSRVLADGDVAPCCRGSDKPMGNLFKESFKQIWNGERYREFRRMALNKRKSDPYFREIDCYRTCDNLMHNEQLQRRMEALSETEHKYLERDYHEVVDEK